From Xyrauchen texanus isolate HMW12.3.18 chromosome 15, RBS_HiC_50CHRs, whole genome shotgun sequence:
AGACAATTCATTACCTACTCAAACTTGGATTGTTCTTTCAAATAAAAACCAATTATAGATTCTTCCCTCTATTCCAATTTTCttcaattttaataataaaccttCTTTCCACATCATGTCGTATGTCTTCTCAATATCAAAATAAACTGCCACTAACCCCTCTTTCATTGCTATTGCTTTCTTAACGTCTGTTTCCAATTTTATTAGTGCATCCAATGTTGATCTATCTTTTCTAAAACCATTTTGATAAGGCACTGACAATCCCTTACTTTCCAACACATAACACAGCCTATTTACAATCATTTTCTCCATCAATTTACATAGGTTAGATGTAAGTGCTATTGGTCTATAATTCCTAGCTATTGATACATCTTTCCCCGGCTTAGCTATCGGAATTATTATGGCACGTTTCCATGATCTTGACAGCCTCCCTTTCTACCCATATCTTATTAAATAAGTCCAGTACTGCTTTATGTATTCTGTTGTCTACATATTTTAGCATAATATAACATACCAAATCTTTTCCTGGTGCTGTTTGTTTAATTTGATATAATACTCTTTAAGTTCCCATATTTCAAATGCAACATCTATTGCTCCTCACCCATCAGGTTTTTTATAATACATATATTGATGTTGTTGCAAAATTTCTTGTCTTTTCTGTCTATAATTCTCATCGAGATTTTCTTTACTATGTGCCTTCTGAAAAGTTTTAACTAATAGTTCTGCCTTGTCTTTTTCTGTTATAGCTGTTCTTCCTTCGCCTGTTAATACTGGTATATGTCTGGTTTTATATATACCAGTCATTTTCTTGAACATACCCCATACCTCACCCAGTCCTGTTTATTTACCTATAGAAGAACAATAACCTTGCCAGTATCTCTTTTTTGCCTGTTTAATTTTCCTCCTTGCCTGTGCTCAATCCCTCTGATATTCTTGTACTGTTTCTGGTGTCAGTGTTCTTTTTAATATTCTAAATgccttatttctttttttattgcattggAACAATCGTCATTCCACCATGGAACAACTTTCTCCCTTCCTTTTCCTTTCTCTGTAGGGATTGATTCTGCTGCTGCTCTGATTAATATTGAGCTTAATTTCTCTGTACACTCCTCAATATCATCTTCCATCCTATAATTCATCAATTCTGTTTTACATATGCTATTATATTTCCCCCAATCTGCTTTCTCAAATTTCCATCTTTGTTGTTTTGCTATTACACACCTTTGCATTTCTAATCCTATTGTGTGGGTTACTGGATAATCACTCCCAATTGTTGATTTATCTAGTATTTCCCATACACATTTTACTGCTATTATTGCTGATACTATTGTTACATTACTTAGTTGAATTTCTGATATTGAAACTTGTTCCACTCCCATCATTTAAGCATaccaataaattctcctccatatATTCTTCCACCACtatgccatttttatttgtgctttaactTCCCCATGTAACACTGTGCGCATTAAAATCGCCATACCTTCTTCTTTACTCCAAATTTAGTTTAATTCTATTAAGGATAACTGTTCACATGGATTGTAAtagtttattattgttaattttcCTAACTGTGTCCATACCTCCACCTTAGTACCTTCATATTGTGCTTCTATATTTTCTTCCCTATGAGCCACCCCATTCTTTATAAACGTTGCACACCCCCCAtcatttgtttctgttttatCTTTTCTCACGGATAAGTACTCTGGAATAACAAAGTTCGTAGTTTAAGCCATGTTTCTTGGATACATATAACATCTGGAGGAATTGTTAATTTATGGACTATTCTTTTGAACTCTTGGCCATTCGCGACTTCTGGCATTCCATTGTACTATCCTGAATGtcatattatttgttttaacCTTTGCTTGTCTGGTAATTCCTGAGAATTTGCATTATTCTCAGATTGGCCTAGGAGTGTCTACATTTTCTCAACTGATATTTCCATTACCTAGCTGACGTGTTGCTGCAGATATGATTATTTTAAGTTTCTCTGTCCTTTTGTTTGTGCAGTGCAGTTAATGACTTCTGCTATAAATGCAATGAAACTCACTTTATTAACCATGAGCATACTtgagtcaacattcactttatcCATATCTGTACCCTTGTCTGATAGCTCATTTGTAACGTTCTGAGTTTTTCCATCACTTATTTTATTTCCTTCCTCATTTTGAATGTTCTTTAATGCTTGTGcatacaatacattgtattctgatTTGTACCTCATAACTTCCATTGCTTGTTTTTGTGCTGTACATCTTTAGTATGCTGCACTATGTGGGCCTCCACAATTACAGCACTTAGGTCCAACTTGTTCTCCACACTCCCCATAATCATGTTCTCCTCCACATTTACAGTATCTTTTCTTTCCTTTACATACTTCTGCCACATGTCCTAATCTTTGGCAGTTGAAGCATCTCAATGCAGGTTTTATGTATGGGCGTACTGGATAGCACACATAtccaatttttacattttctggtaGTATTTTACCATTCACTACTATCATCACTGTTGTACTTGCTTCTCTTTTCCCATTTCTATTTGATGTCAATCTTTTCACATCTATTACCTTTTTATTTGTTATCTGATTTTTTAGTACCTCATCTGTTAATGATACTGGAAACCCAGTTATCACCCCTTTAATACCATTCATTTCACCTGGTACATGGCATTTCACTTCTATTCCTTTATTATGTGCAAGATTCAAAGATCCAATAATATTATGTAAACTGCTTGTACCGTCGTCCAATGACAGGCCGTCTTACATCCTCTTCAAGTGGCACATGGGAGAGGGTGTGTGTCTTAAGTCAAAAGTTCATTGGTTGCTCTCAGAGTCAACAGTCAAttggcattattttttaattgattcacAATTGGAGaaagaaattgaaaataaaatataaaaggaaaAGGATCAGGAAAAAGAAAAGCCTTTGGAAAATGGTTGAGGAAAAGCAATTGGCaaattaattaagaaaagcaattgctaaatactttttaaaggtgcttttaaagtgcatttaaaagtCTCATTAATGTACtatttatttgttacatttaattacatttatacattaaatatgatttattaatgcacaattttattgtttaatgacatttttaaacatgaattaaataaacttagttattcaagtttttattttcaaattaatagattgataatttattccttcatttGTAAATGGTATTCCTGGGCTTCCATATAGCATAGCTTGTATTCCTAGTAAGCCTATATTTTGGCTGTAATTAGCTTCTGAtgggcagtactaaataattgtattatctcacactggactgtcaaatatattctccacaatataactactgtatatatattttttatatacacttattttttattttattgtatgtgtattctatattgtgtgtattgtttactgtacattgtatattattattgtctaagtatgtgtacatttgatatgtaaattgtgtaaattgtgttgtttattgtaaattggtatatgtctcggtcactgtcatgactgctatgttgctcggaactgatTAGATTTTTtgattttatacagtatatactgtgtataagCAAAAAGCCCATACAAAATATAAACGatgttaatgcacattttaagtatatatgtttacaaaaaaaaagaaatggaaattCATACAATTTGATTAAAGAATATTGCCTTTCAGTTTCTGATATGttgttatgtttttattaaatatgctTACATATGGAGTGAACTTTTATATAGCATTTTTCCTAAACAGCTTCTCTCTAACATTACTTTGCAGCAGTGAGACATTTAATGATTATCTATGTCTGAGCAGCCTTGGACTTCCCATTGTAAATATACAGAATTTGGGTATTTGATTAATAAGGTGTTTGCAATCGCTTCATTGTATTCACCTGTTGTGGCCTAGACAAAGTCCTACTTCATTTTGTATCAAATACTGATGCATTTCCATTCATACATAATATTAAAAAGGTTCACTTATTCGGATATGCACTTTCTGAATTTAAACCATAAGCATAAATATTTGTTGTATACACAAGATGAGAGTGAATATAAACAAATCATGATGTGATGAGATCACTTGTATCCCAGATGAAAGAAAAAGGAAAGTCTTGCATATTCTGTTGGTAAACTTTGTCCAATCTCTCATTCTGTGCCACAGTGAAGTAGTTCTTCCAGTCACCAATGGTTCCTGTGCAGAGTTAAGCAATGGGGTTAAACTGTTTAAATACATTATAACTCAACAGAAGGTATTAGGCACTATCCTGTACAACAATTCTCAAATATGTTCACTTCATATTAGATGttcaaaaacaaaattctgtataaaattattttctaaattaacatttttaaatctcaAACCTTTGTTCACAGTAGAATAAAAATTTGGGAGGAAACAGTTTCAATATAAATTGTGGCTTGTACAGATGTAGAAGTTGAGGAGTACTCTGAATACCAGTCATATATtgagaaatgtttttgttaacatGATAATTTTTACTGATAGGTAACATTAGTGTCCTAGAAAGACCCAAGTGAAGTTACAATAAAGAAATACAGCTACAAGCAGCAATACCGGGGTCAGTCCAATTATCGGCAGCATGAGCAGCGAAAAAAGCATTGTGACACATTTTAAGTTAGAATTCTGATGAATACTGTAGGAGTTaaagataaaaaacaaacatctatGGCCATGTTTCTCAAGATACACTACTGTTCTATTTGCGTGTACTAGTTAAAATCTCTATTATCGGCAGAACAAAAGTGCTTGCTCTTTTGGTAATTAGTACATTGATAAAGAGAGTTTACTCAAGGATGTGCAGATGGTGTCAAGTGAAACATTGCACACTATACATTGTTTTGTGTATTCTCAAGCACTTTGTAGGATTTTTTGGAAAAGTCTGTTTTTACATCTATACAATTATATGCAATACATTTATAGACatctaaatatttagtttaatccaataaaaaaaaaaataataataaaaaaacttaattgaaaacaatttgtctaactgaTTGAAATATTTCAAGGAAACACATTTAGCCATTGTTTACTACAGGGCATCCAGAATTCACAATGAACCCCCCAGGTCAAGGTCCtaaaatatttccattttacTAAGCAAATGCCTAAATTCCTCtttggtattttttattttattttattttttaaatttggtaCTTTCAAATTTGTTTGTGAAACAATTCTAAACAACTAAAATATATTTGCTAATATTTTCCGGCATGGTCTGCAAATAATCAGCAGATTTCAATTTCATGTTGATTGGACAAATGTTATAGGagtaacaaacaaaacatttacataaaataaaatcatggCCAACCATGGTATCAATGTTCTCTGCATGACCCACACAATCTAACAAGACCAGTCtcacaaaaatgcaaacatacaGCCTCAAGTCCATTTTGGTGTGCTCAATGTCAAATTTGTTGATGATTGGCCAATGGCTGCCATGTTTCTCAATATATGCAACTGTCCTCATGATCAATGATATAAGTGTCAAATTAGATAATTTTACTTTTCatattttcagatttataaaGCAGGACCCCTTTTAACATTCATCTGCCTGTTTTTGGCATTTACAAGCAAAATTTTGACATGTTCTCTTAAAACTTAAGATATTTACTAATGACATTTCTTATTTAGGTGGTTTCGTTCCGATCGGACGAATGGCTTTGAAGCAATTCGATAAAGTAGTTTCAGAAACTATTTTCAAAGTGGCAACAGGCCAAAAGGCGAACCATAGCAAATAAGTTATCATTGGCACTAACGAGACCAGTCCTGTGAAAATAGACTAACACCACtaaaagttaaataatttttCCACCACTAAGTGGTGCTGGACCCAAATTCTCAGGCACCTTCAGGGCATGGTCCTGATGACACATACAAAGCTTCACAATGATATGCCAATGcattcataaaatacagcattttgcgACACAATTCAAAATGCCTGACACCTACAATGGCCGACATGGGAATAATAGGTATCGTTTGACTCGGAATGTTTCACTGAATCTAAAGAGACCAGTTTTATAATTTTTGGCAaaagcgttcaagagttataagccaaaagaGCAATTTttgctatctcctgaccagtagggggcagtgtggcAAAACGCTGCAGGTGACGTCAAGGCATGATGGCGTTAACACATACCAAGTTGTGTCACAATCCTTCAAAGTGTTGCGGAGATATTGCATGAAGTCCATTTTGGCGTGCTCGCAGTCAACAATTTCAAACATTGGAAAAAAAAGTGGTAACGTTTGTGTAGCTCAATCTCTTGATTGCTTTAAACAATTTTGGTTGAAATTGGACAAAAATTGTAGGAGTAGtgaaaaaaattgtttccttaaaattcaaaatggcagaaatAAAACTAATGCATTCAACTTGGTGTGAGGAAGtggaaaaaagtattttgactcaAGGATttacagttcaaaagttattagcgTAAACATGAGTGAAACATTGACCTGTTGGTGGCACTAAACTTCTTCATCTTCTAGCGgtgtgcaaaatttcataactttcctgcAAACAGTTCtgtgggctgccatagactcccatggcagaaaaaaagaataataagaaCACTAACGATTACAATAGTTTTCAGGCCTTGACCCCGAATTATATACCTTTTCTCAGGAATGACCCCTGTTGGTGGTTCAGTAGGTTGCAGGGAACCAGCTTGTAATTGGCTTGAGGATTGTTCTTCATATTTTTGAAAGTGCTGTGCTGTACAACATCATTCACTTGCTGTGGTGTCAAGCTCTTCCCCAAGAATGAACTGATCCTTTCAACCACTGACTGTAAATCCTGCAAGCATGACACTTGACGAGTAAACAAGCTATATTTGAGTAAAAAGAAATACTgacacatttctttaaaataatcctCCTCTGCTCTTTTATCTACATCTCATTTATCAAGAAAGAAAATTAACCACACCTTGATCATTTCCTCATATGTAATATACAAGAAGTTCATCTCTTCTTTGTGGGAAAACCAAGTCTTGATATGCTCAAACCAGCAATTACCATAAACTGAAACATGAATGATATTTGTTAACTATTGGTGGTTAAATCGTGTAGAATGCTTTGATTGAAATGGGAGACAATGGAAAGGGTTTTTACCATTTCCTTCCAAGAAATTCTCAAAAAATGATTCAAAGTCTTTTGGGGTCTCCAGCATGGTTGCATACTTGTGAAAATGGAAATAGGACACCAAAACATCTTTTGGATTTCTGGCCACATAGATGACCTATGTGTCATTATGTGGAgcacagagaaaagaaaaaagaaaaaaaaacagatactCAATTCATTTCTAAGGAGATTGCAACTGTACAGTAACACTGTAATGAGACAACTGTAATCATAATTATTCAGTACATTATTAAGAATTTCTTGTTATTTTACGAAAAGCATAAATAGAATAGAAGCACTGGCATCAAACTCACCTTTCCCTTCTTGTTTTTGAGTCCAAGTGGCATGAATTTGTACTGCAGGTGAGATACACGGATCCTAGGAGAGGGGGCAGAATCAAACCTTTTATGACTGCCAATCAGTTCAATCCATGGAATGCGCTCAGAAGTCAGCTGATCATTTGTTGCTGTGACATCTCCCTTAACCTCAATTAGACTGAGGATTTGCTGTAACCAAATAGTGCCTACAAAGACAATCCAAAGAAAGAACAAATTTACAAATTCACAAATCTGTCAATAAATGCCAAAGCAACAGCTGATAAACTATCAAAAGGCTGTTGATTAACATCTTTTAGTGCTTTTccaaatttagcattgaagatgATATGGAAACTAGCCTTTAACCTTGTAAAAGGCTAGTAACCTTGCGACCCCACATGGACGTTAGCTTGGCTATATGCCACgcatacattaaattaatttaaattgaatgatctcagttcaggagactctgggctgtcagtaaagggttaaacttagAGTAACGTGACAAAAAtacatggcgctgaccacagtgGTGTTTGTCTTTGgcagaaatgccaacaaaacaacatctggtaagaaacctaattaagtttttatattgaaacctgtttgagtgaagagattagtctctagtttcatccgatatgccattttcaaaatgtttgtgaTTTGTCGTGAAACACCACTCTGCCACTCTTCTTTAACACAttatttccttagaaatcctatttATAATGTCCagtttcacattgagaatcaatggcttgtccaaaagctgaaaaaatttgctttcagaggctttatatgaagttaggatgaaaataaggtgcatttcaactcttttgagaccagtgcagacagacagcacactggaggttaagtcattcactaaatagggaataAGGGAGAAGAGAGCATCCTATAGTGCAtttactcctaaaatctgaccaaaagttcggTTTCAGGCTGCAgctgatgtttggaccactcaaatcagtgcatagattcagaatttataatgtataattttattttaacatgttggcagtgattggatgatgctggccattactttgaatcagaattaattatgcaaacgattttatgtaatgtctgtaacgtctcaaaaacatcactCCTAGACTAAACATGACATAACAAACACTCctagaaacataataaacaatgtgaaaaaaaaaaaaaactgactttctatagcttggtattatttaaaatttcacaaattaGTCCCGCTTTCCACATAAGTTGCCATTAACATTTAGGAAAACACTTTGATCCAGAATTTCGTACTTTTATCTTtaccaattttatttatttattttttgcatgattaataggtgctactagttacaaatcaaaaagggaaatgcacatagcagtcacgctcgggtatCAGGAGGTTTTAACATGCAGACAATTAAGGTGCATTTTTGTGATTATTTAAGATACCAGCTGGTGCCAatttaaagtgtttatttttatttatgtattaatgaTTGATAAGCATTTGAGCACTCTTGAAAGTTGCAGTGTAAAAAAGAGGTTCACAGACTTCCACAGAGAGCTGGATAGATGTTCACTCAGATAAACATAATGGGCATTGTTCGTGAAAAAGTAGCCTAACGAATTTCTATGTAAATTGTTCTAAAAAGCCTTTCTTATGTAAACTTGACACATCAATTCAATGGGACAATTTATGCAAGAATGGCTTTCCACAGATTTACACATAAATTCCTTCTGATAATGTCTCATGAAGAAGGCTCAGTGACAGGAAGGCTATTGTTGTATTGTTATTATGCTTATCTGAGTTAAAGCCAACCCAAGTAGGCTACAGTTGAGGTAGCAGTACAGTTTTATCAGCAAAACACAGaagatgtacagtacatgtaaatgttttacaaGCTCACATTATTCATATTGCAAAGTGTAATAAGGATCACATTTAAGAAAAACGTATGGCTGCTCGAGTTTTCTACCATACCTGATTTAGGGTACGTAATGACAAAGATGTCCGAGTCTCGAATCTCCCAGTTCTGAATTTTATCCACTTCTTCAGGAGAGTGGATTCCAGATATCAAGTTAAATCCCCTGTGAGGGACTAGTTTATAATCAGGGGTCTCACCACAGTTCTGACTTGAACACTCTGTGCAAGGACAGACCAAAAGAGAAATAAATTACATACATGAATGTATTGCTCTCATATACTCTCACTGAGGACTTTATTAGTAACACTACTGTCCTAATAatgtgcctgacgtggtcttctgctgttgtagccctcaAGGTTCTGCGTGTGtgcattctgatatgctattctgctcactaccaTTGCACAGAGTggtcatctgagttaccgtagcctttctgtctgctcgaacctgtctggccattctctgttgacctcttttatCAACAAGGTGtctctgtctgcagaactgccgctcactgatttttttggcaccattctgagtaaactctagagactgttgtgcatgaaaataccaggagatcagcagttacagaaatactcaaaccagcctgggtggcaccaacaatcatgccactgttaAGATCACTGAGGTcacatttttccctattctgatggttgatgtgaacattaactgaattgtctggactgtatctgcatgattttgtgcactgcagtgctgccacatgattggctaattataTAAATCGCATGAACAAATAGGtttacaggtgttcttaataaagtgctaagtgagtgttaTTACAATTTGTATACATCTGTTGAAATTAATAATCCCTTTGAACTTTGTCCATATTGTACCACACATTTGTATAAATTGTTTTCTGGAAGATtttcacaattatgaaatttaaCAATCAatcattataatacattttttgttaataaCTCCAGGTGTTTTGGAAGCAACCACAATATTTTGTTTGCAAGGTTATAACATATTcccttaattaattaaatatatatatacctgtatatattagcAGATATAAGCGGGCACTCAGTCACCATTACTTACAATTTTTCTTCCTTTACGACTACAAACATCATCTTCGTCTAGGAAAACCTCTCTGTCGTCGAGATACACTTACAGCGGCTGGAGTTAAACTGTGtcctttataaaaattatatatatttttatacaaaaagAGTCACTTGCCCATTcacgtcttttcaagatgccgttCCATAAGTGTTCCATGTGCGAGCGGCACATCCCACCGTCAGACAAACACAACAGTTGATTCGCTGCCTGGGCCGAGCCCTTGCTGAAGCAGccctcatggagacagactgccctcaatGCGAAAGCATGAATCTCAAGACCCTTCACTCCAGGATCGCCCTCGTTCAGGGATGATCCAGCCTTGTGAGCCCTCCCACCTACCTCCTCTGTGTTAAGTCCCAAATGAGGAGACACGGCAGGGCCACGAGGTGGACATGGAAGAATCCATGGAGGACCTGATTCTGGCGCAAGCCCTGCGAGAGTCCCGAGCATCAGATATAGCATCCACACCTCTGCCCTATTAGCGTGATGGCCTCATCCCTCAGAGGGAGCGCATGGTCCAATCACGTTTTGAGGGTCTGACGATGGAGTTGACACCGTGTCACTCACTGGGGGTGGACGCATTGGCCCACAAGTGGCCTGCGAAATGCAAATATGAATTTCCCCCGGTGCGCCTCCCACGCTGTTATcagcaaagtctgagaggacagGGGAACGGTTTTGTTAATTGCgccgaaatggcccaatcagtcctgtTTTCCAGCAATGACAGAGGTATTGGACGGCCCTCCGTTGAAAATACCACTGAGGAGAGTACTGCACAAGGCACGATTTGTTATTCATTAAAGACTACACTCCTGATGGCTCTGGCCTCATTTAAATGAGTAAGTGACGTACAGGCACTGTCGACTGACAGCTCATGCTTGGAGTTCAGACCAGGGCTTTCAAAAGCCATACTTAAACCTataaaaggctatgtgcctaaggatTTGTCAATGCCCTTCAGGGCTCAGGAGGTCTGTCTGCAAGCCTTCTGTCCACCACCATTTAATTCATATTAAGAGCAGTCTATGCATCTGTTCTGTCCTATATGGGCATTTCACACATATGCTGAATGCACCCGCCAGTTACGGCTGTCAGATCAACTATTTATTTGTTATGGAGGCTGCACGAAAGGCATGTACATCTCCAATGGACCTCCAAAAGCTCTCTCACTGGATTGTAGATGCGATCGCCCTCAAATACGAATCACAAGGTGCCAATTGGCATATTGGGGTCAAAgcacattcaactagaggcatggcatcctcgtgggcatggacaGGGTGTCCTTACAAGACACATGCTTGGCAGCAGGAGGGTCTTCCCAAAACATCTTCAAGAGGTTTTACAAACTAGACGTGGCATCCATCACTTCACAATCATCTCTGTCTAGAATGCTTTTATATTCAGCAGCTAAGCCAAAAGAAAATGTTACTGGTAGGCTACCAGTTATATTTTATACAGCCACTATATCCAAGCTGTATTATATTTCCCCTCTAAGTCACAAGCACTCCCCATAAAAATAAAACCTATTCTTCAACCACGGTTGCGGAAAGGTTACAATTATACTATGTGCATCTATATAATCAAATAGGTACCCGGACTATACTTATTTCCATTTGGTATTAACCATATGATTACACATATATAGAGCTACTGCCATCAGAAACATTGTCCTTGCCCAGAAGGAGTCTTTCTGCTAGGACAAGGGCTTCTTGGAAGCATGGGCTTGCGCTTGGGATAAGGCTGCTGAGGCCTAATCACTGGCTCTGTCTCTGTCTTCTTGGGAGACACTCATGGCATCACCGAACAGGCCCGGTTGAAACACCTGGAGAATCAAGAAACACAGCTTTGTCTTTGTCGCAGATCTCTGGTTTAACCAGTGATGACGCTCCACAGACACCAGGCTACTCATTAATCTGCCAATGGCTTGGGCAGTGATTTTGAGCACCATGTCATTGGCTTGACAACTCCATGACTCCTGGAAGTTCACATCCATCTCCTTTAACAGGTTAGGGACACAAGTTGCGCCAGCTCGGGTAAAACCGATAATCGAGCCAAGAATGCTTGGGTGCACTTGGGATGGGCCACTCAAGCTGGAGCTTTTAGGCTGCCCAAGAGAGGACCTGATTCAATTAAGCATCAGAGACTTTTACACGGTTTTCTTCCAATTTGGGGAAAATTACTGGCGAACTCATCAACTGATTGACACCAAGCCTGACCTTCAGACAATGCAACTGACATAGCATCCCCTTCTTCGACGTCACTGCTAAATGTGATCGCTGAGATATGTAGGCTCAATGGCAAAGCGTAGCTGTAGCTTGTTCGTCTGAGCAATCCACTCGCTGTGAAGGTGTGCAGAAATCAATTATAAAAGAAGATTGGGCATAGCACAAAAGATGATTCTATCTCTACCCTGAGGGAGAAAATTCTGATCAGATGAGCTCTGTGCTACATCTTTTATGCTCGCAATGACGTGCACATCAGTGC
This genomic window contains:
- the LOC127655483 gene encoding amine sulfotransferase-like; translated protein: MAECSSQNCGETPDYKLVPHRGFNLISGIHSPEEVDKIQNWEIRDSDIFVITYPKSGTIWLQQILSLIEVKGDVTATNDQLTSERIPWIELIGSHKRFDSAPSPRIRVSHLQYKFMPLGLKNKKGKVIYVARNPKDVLVSYFHFHKYATMLETPKDFESFFENFLEGNVYGNCWFEHIKTWFSHKEEMNFLYITYEEMIKDLQSVVERISSFLGKSLTPQQVNDVVQHSTFKNMKNNPQANYKLVPCNLLNHQQGSFLRKGTIGDWKNYFTVAQNERLDKVYQQNMQDFPFSFIWDTSDLITS